From the Candidatus Scalindua japonica genome, one window contains:
- a CDS encoding restriction endonuclease → MIPKYEEIMLPLLKYLSDGQEHGLGETHDVLAGLFKLTDGEIRELLPSGKQTVFRNRVGWARTYMKKAGLLISSKRAHFKISDKGLKLLKENPTEINSQFLTRYDDFVKFKSLKREKEDDASSQSEFIESNTDQTPEESLEYAYQKLHSELAKELLDIIKTCSPEFFEKLVIDLLITMGYGGSRKDAGQAMGKSGDGGIDGIINEDKLGLDVIYLQAKRWDNAVPVKEIRDFTGALASKKAKKGIFITTSSFPKSVYEFVGQVEYKIILIDGERLTDLMIEHSIGLSEVNTYRVKSIDSDYFEEN, encoded by the coding sequence ATGATACCAAAATATGAAGAAATAATGTTGCCTCTGCTCAAATATCTTTCGGACGGCCAAGAACATGGGTTAGGTGAAACCCATGATGTCCTAGCAGGACTATTCAAACTGACAGATGGGGAGATAAGAGAACTTCTTCCCAGCGGGAAACAGACTGTTTTTCGAAATAGAGTCGGTTGGGCTAGAACTTACATGAAAAAGGCTGGTCTTCTAATTTCATCCAAGCGTGCTCATTTCAAAATTAGCGACAAGGGGCTGAAATTGTTGAAAGAGAATCCAACCGAAATAAACTCCCAATTCCTTACACGCTATGATGATTTTGTGAAGTTCAAATCGCTAAAAAGAGAGAAAGAAGACGATGCTTCGTCTCAATCTGAGTTTATTGAAAGCAATACAGACCAAACACCGGAAGAATCTCTTGAATACGCATATCAAAAACTTCATTCCGAATTAGCAAAAGAGCTACTTGATATTATTAAAACATGCTCACCTGAATTTTTTGAAAAACTCGTTATAGATTTGCTTATTACAATGGGCTACGGAGGTTCAAGAAAAGATGCAGGCCAAGCAATGGGAAAATCAGGTGATGGGGGAATCGACGGTATAATCAATGAAGATAAACTTGGACTTGATGTCATATATCTTCAAGCGAAGAGGTGGGACAATGCCGTTCCCGTAAAAGAAATCCGTGATTTTACAGGGGCACTTGCATCTAAGAAGGCGAAAAAAGGGATATTCATTACAACTTCAAGTTTTCCAAAAAGTGTTTACGAGTTTGTCGGACAAGTAGAATATAAAATCATTCTGATTGACGGAGAACGACTTACAGATTTGATGATAGAACATAGTATAGGGTTATCGGAGGTGAACACCTATCGTGTTAAGTCTATTGACTCTGATTACTTTGAAGAAAATTAG